A single window of uncultured Pseudodesulfovibrio sp. DNA harbors:
- a CDS encoding MATE family efflux transporter, giving the protein MTQTTDTTDLTSRPISAVIRQVAVPASVGFFFNTMFNVVDTWWAGRIDTQAVAALALSLPVYFIITALASGIGTGSTALMGAALGAKDRKQAAFIAVQMLSFGIFVSIFLAWFGLTFSPSIFGWLGAEGHYLETCLAYMNPIFACNVATVAIFLFNAILQSQGDTRSFRNVLIFGATLNIALDPWFIYGGFGLPAMGLQGVAWSTVIIQAFGAIYLGYRARQTGLVVTNAGKNLIPHPTLYADIARQGFPAALNSMTIALGFFVIFKFVSGFGPEAAAAYGIATRIDQIVLLPSIGLSVAALTVTAQNYGANRIDRIRESVRKNLKYGAIMLLPLSIPIFLLAEPLMRLFTSDPAVIFIGAEYLRIDAFTLYGYVIIFVATSTLQGMKRPLFAIWMGLARQVVAPVALFTLFTSVLGYGTISLWLSILAIVWISAAIASWYAMKVIRQVEKTQ; this is encoded by the coding sequence ATGACACAAACCACAGACACTACAGACCTCACATCACGCCCGATTTCCGCAGTTATCCGACAGGTCGCGGTTCCCGCTTCGGTGGGCTTTTTTTTCAACACCATGTTCAACGTTGTCGACACATGGTGGGCCGGACGCATTGACACGCAAGCCGTAGCGGCTCTGGCCCTCTCTCTGCCCGTTTACTTCATCATCACCGCGCTTGCCAGTGGCATCGGCACCGGCTCCACCGCTCTCATGGGGGCAGCTCTCGGAGCCAAAGATCGCAAGCAGGCCGCTTTCATTGCCGTACAAATGCTCAGTTTCGGCATCTTCGTCTCCATCTTTCTGGCCTGGTTCGGCCTGACATTCTCTCCGTCCATTTTCGGTTGGCTAGGAGCCGAAGGACATTACCTTGAGACTTGTCTAGCCTACATGAACCCGATTTTCGCCTGCAACGTCGCTACAGTGGCAATTTTTCTCTTCAACGCCATACTTCAATCTCAAGGCGACACCAGAAGTTTTCGCAACGTCCTCATCTTTGGGGCAACACTGAACATAGCCCTTGATCCATGGTTTATATACGGCGGTTTCGGTCTCCCCGCCATGGGGCTTCAAGGCGTGGCGTGGTCAACGGTCATCATTCAGGCTTTCGGAGCCATTTATCTTGGATATAGAGCACGTCAAACAGGACTGGTTGTCACCAACGCGGGCAAAAACCTCATTCCGCACCCCACTCTCTACGCCGACATCGCACGACAGGGATTTCCAGCAGCGCTTAACTCCATGACCATCGCCCTCGGATTTTTCGTTATCTTCAAATTTGTTTCCGGTTTCGGACCGGAAGCAGCAGCGGCCTATGGTATCGCCACCCGCATCGACCAGATTGTCCTTCTGCCATCCATTGGCCTGAGTGTCGCTGCCCTGACAGTCACCGCGCAAAACTACGGAGCAAACCGCATTGACCGTATCCGCGAATCCGTACGCAAGAATCTCAAGTATGGGGCTATTATGCTCCTCCCACTTTCAATACCAATTTTTCTGTTGGCCGAACCGCTCATGCGACTCTTCACCTCTGACCCCGCAGTCATTTTCATTGGCGCGGAATATCTGCGTATAGATGCGTTTACCTTATACGGATACGTGATCATTTTCGTGGCAACCTCCACCCTTCAAGGCATGAAACGACCGCTTTTCGCCATCTGGATGGGCCTTGCCCGACAGGTCGTCGCGCCGGTTGCGCTCTTCACCCTGTTCACCTCTGTCCTCGGCTACGGCACAATCTCGCTCTGGCTTTCCATCCTTGCCATCGTCTGGATATCCGCCGCCATCGCATCATGGTACGCAATGAAAGTGATCCGACAGGTCGAAAAGACACAATAG
- the ispD gene encoding 2-C-methyl-D-erythritol 4-phosphate cytidylyltransferase translates to MTRPLKNIWGIILAAGSGTRLAEAVNGERKQYLEYKSAPLFWHCARTFSRVARVKGLVFVFPPEDAPVMEKKLRQYFKSEDLGLKWKVISGGERRQDSVRNGLTGLPKECDGILVHDSARPFVSPRIITDLIEALDNGAHGVIPAIQVTDTVKRVADDTVIDTLNRAELAAVQTPQGFETSILKEAHDQADAEGWEVTDDASMVEKLAEVAVVPGETRNIKITVPEDLKRLEETKTTVPCVGWGYDVHRFGGENDRPLVLGGVPIAGGPTIIAHSDGDVLLHALTDAILGTFGGGDIGKHFPDTDPKFKGVDSSILLREVLTMAEEADTRIVHADLTVITQAPKLSPHANQIAKNICRLLGLDAHQVNFKATTEEKLGFTGAKKGIKAVASVTGLRDL, encoded by the coding sequence ATGACGCGTCCACTCAAAAATATCTGGGGCATAATCCTTGCCGCAGGCTCCGGTACCCGACTGGCTGAAGCCGTCAACGGCGAACGCAAGCAGTACCTCGAATACAAATCCGCACCACTATTCTGGCATTGCGCCCGAACATTCTCACGTGTAGCGCGCGTCAAGGGGCTGGTATTCGTCTTCCCGCCCGAAGATGCTCCGGTCATGGAGAAAAAACTCCGCCAATATTTCAAATCGGAAGACCTCGGCCTGAAGTGGAAAGTCATCTCCGGTGGTGAGCGACGTCAGGATTCCGTCAGGAATGGACTGACAGGACTGCCCAAAGAGTGTGACGGCATCTTGGTGCATGACTCGGCCCGCCCGTTCGTATCCCCTCGAATTATCACCGATCTCATCGAAGCCCTTGATAATGGAGCGCATGGCGTGATCCCTGCCATACAGGTGACGGACACGGTCAAACGCGTGGCTGACGATACAGTTATCGACACTCTGAACAGGGCTGAGCTGGCCGCGGTACAAACACCGCAAGGTTTTGAAACGTCCATACTCAAAGAAGCTCATGACCAGGCTGATGCAGAAGGATGGGAAGTCACCGATGACGCCAGCATGGTTGAAAAATTAGCTGAGGTGGCCGTTGTTCCCGGTGAGACACGTAACATCAAAATAACTGTCCCCGAAGACCTGAAACGTCTGGAAGAAACCAAGACGACTGTCCCGTGTGTGGGTTGGGGGTATGACGTTCACCGCTTCGGCGGCGAAAACGATCGTCCTCTGGTGCTTGGCGGCGTCCCCATTGCCGGTGGCCCGACCATCATCGCTCATTCAGATGGAGATGTACTCCTGCACGCTCTGACAGATGCCATTCTGGGCACTTTCGGTGGCGGAGACATTGGCAAACACTTCCCGGACACAGACCCGAAATTCAAGGGAGTGGACAGCTCTATCCTTTTGCGAGAAGTCCTGACCATGGCCGAAGAGGCGGACACACGTATTGTCCATGCCGACCTGACCGTTATCACGCAAGCTCCGAAGCTTTCCCCGCATGCGAATCAAATCGCAAAGAATATTTGCCGCTTGCTCGGACTGGATGCGCATCAGGTCAACTTCAAGGCAACCACTGAAGAAAAACTCGGCTTTACCGGCGCAAAAAAAGGTATCAAGGCTGTGGCTTCCGTCACCGGCCTCCGGGATTTGTAA
- a CDS encoding Nif3-like dinuclear metal center hexameric protein: protein MKIKDILSIFRISAPEANQSSWDNSGVQIAGEITETDKVAAALEPTPATLEKCLNWGAGAVITHHPLYMKPKMPNAESMYMDVLRRVVKSGTWLYSAHTSLDTRPGGPAFWLGYDLALEGRKLLEIETGYAPIEASFYTEEPISREAADIWANHDGIHSVSQSRTGEVRLVCDESHWADVANKIEFSMGKRPLFYIRSLTAPRREVGFGEVGKLPESLPWDAFIAKLDTLIQRDALMISGPQPETVTTVAYCGGSGSSLIDKAANAGADVFITGDIKYHAAVETPICVVDAGHFSLEEEMMRRFAKELAGEMADVDVQFFEGEDPFRVHVKK from the coding sequence ATGAAAATTAAGGATATTTTATCGATTTTCCGCATTTCCGCCCCGGAAGCAAATCAAAGTTCCTGGGACAATAGCGGCGTCCAGATTGCTGGTGAAATAACAGAGACTGACAAGGTGGCCGCGGCCTTGGAGCCGACACCAGCAACCCTTGAGAAGTGTCTAAACTGGGGTGCCGGGGCCGTGATTACACATCATCCCTTGTACATGAAGCCCAAAATGCCGAACGCGGAATCCATGTATATGGATGTGCTGCGTCGCGTCGTTAAAAGCGGCACATGGTTGTACAGCGCACATACCTCTTTGGACACCCGCCCCGGTGGTCCGGCTTTCTGGTTAGGATATGATCTTGCATTGGAAGGCAGAAAACTCCTTGAAATCGAAACAGGCTACGCCCCCATTGAGGCTTCCTTCTACACAGAAGAACCAATATCCCGAGAAGCCGCCGACATCTGGGCCAATCACGACGGTATTCATTCCGTATCACAAAGTCGTACCGGCGAAGTCCGTTTAGTCTGCGACGAGTCGCACTGGGCTGATGTGGCCAACAAGATTGAATTTTCCATGGGCAAACGCCCTCTGTTCTATATTCGCTCACTGACCGCACCCCGACGTGAAGTTGGTTTTGGCGAAGTCGGTAAGTTGCCAGAATCCTTGCCATGGGATGCGTTCATCGCGAAATTGGATACCCTTATCCAGCGTGACGCACTCATGATTTCAGGCCCACAACCTGAAACGGTTACCACAGTGGCTTATTGCGGAGGTTCTGGATCGTCGCTTATCGACAAGGCGGCAAACGCCGGAGCTGACGTATTTATTACCGGCGACATAAAATATCATGCAGCGGTGGAGACACCTATTTGCGTGGTGGATGCCGGACATTTTTCATTGGAAGAGGAAATGATGCGTCGATTTGCCAAAGAGCTTGCAGGCGAGATGGCTGATGTGGACGTACAATTTTTCGAAGGCGAAGACCCGTTCCGGGTACACGTCAAAAAATAG
- a CDS encoding C4-type zinc ribbon domain-containing protein, with the protein MYQKQIEQLIVLQQVDDEILTLKDVIEQAPQELSDLESQMSEFNERRNQIDEKTDILKEQQKKLTFEIDEDAGKIKKSKNKLMLVGNTKEYHAMMREMDSLEKLNRMRDDEQEAVREELIRQDEATESLTEEMSGVKEQYDALKTTLDERLAKAQKKLDSLGRKRKKSCKAVPPPILGRYEFIRERLKNPVIVPVSKGICSGCNIMIPPQAYNDLQKGQQILSCPNCQRLIYWKAHIEPESQD; encoded by the coding sequence ATGTATCAGAAACAAATCGAACAGTTGATCGTTCTGCAGCAGGTTGACGACGAGATCCTCACCCTCAAGGATGTAATCGAACAAGCTCCTCAAGAGCTGTCCGACCTTGAGTCACAGATGAGCGAATTCAATGAACGCCGCAACCAGATCGACGAAAAAACTGATATCCTCAAGGAACAGCAGAAAAAGCTGACCTTTGAAATCGATGAGGATGCCGGTAAAATCAAGAAGTCCAAAAACAAGCTGATGCTGGTTGGCAACACCAAGGAATACCACGCCATGATGCGCGAAATGGATTCTCTGGAAAAACTCAACCGCATGCGTGATGACGAGCAGGAAGCTGTCCGTGAAGAACTTATCCGTCAGGACGAGGCCACCGAGTCACTGACTGAAGAAATGAGCGGCGTCAAAGAACAGTACGATGCACTCAAGACAACACTGGACGAACGTCTGGCCAAGGCTCAGAAGAAACTCGACTCCTTAGGCCGCAAGCGTAAAAAGTCCTGCAAGGCTGTTCCGCCGCCGATCTTGGGCCGTTACGAGTTCATTCGTGAACGCTTGAAGAATCCAGTTATCGTCCCTGTTTCCAAGGGTATCTGTTCTGGCTGTAACATCATGATTCCGCCGCAGGCGTACAACGATTTGCAGAAAGGCCAGCAGATATTGAGCTGCCCCAACTGCCAGCGCCTCATTTACTGGAAAGCGCACATTGAGCCTGAATCTCAGGATTAG